Proteins encoded together in one Aeromonas encheleia window:
- a CDS encoding uroporphyrinogen-III C-methyltransferase, with protein sequence MTDQQEVQPNAAAPAAPALEPKNGKHRSGALLGGVAILLALGLAGGLYLHGHRNAVAQQAELSALKQQLAEVMGKLDQSNSKDAQQLAVLGKSQQQLQEALDGLQHRVLDLNDKRPNDWMLAESEYLVRMAGRKLWLEHDLISAITLLGNADERIKALNDPSLMPIRKALAEDIAQLKGMPRVDREGLTLKLAALSDQIELLPLSTVSMPQAKAEPDQAVSTSPDEWQSNLKKNWVKFTENFITIRRRDGAVEALLSPQQEIFLRENLKTKLLQAQLAVYREQQALYEDSLDKAQRWLTQYFDVDNSATQYMQSELDKLKGEQIQFDYPDQFKTQAMLEQVLNERLQRILAGN encoded by the coding sequence ATGACTGATCAGCAAGAAGTCCAGCCGAACGCCGCGGCCCCTGCCGCACCGGCGCTCGAGCCCAAGAACGGCAAGCACCGCTCCGGTGCACTCCTCGGCGGCGTCGCCATCCTGCTGGCCCTCGGGCTGGCCGGCGGCCTCTATCTGCACGGGCACCGGAACGCCGTCGCCCAGCAGGCCGAGCTGAGTGCGCTCAAGCAGCAGCTGGCCGAGGTCATGGGCAAGCTGGATCAGAGCAACAGCAAGGATGCGCAGCAGCTGGCCGTGCTCGGCAAGAGCCAGCAACAGCTGCAGGAGGCGCTGGACGGGCTGCAGCATAGGGTGCTGGATCTCAACGACAAGCGGCCCAACGACTGGATGCTGGCCGAATCCGAATACCTGGTACGCATGGCGGGCCGCAAGCTGTGGCTCGAGCATGACCTCATCTCCGCCATCACCCTGCTCGGCAACGCCGACGAGCGGATCAAGGCGCTCAACGATCCCAGCCTGATGCCGATCCGCAAGGCGCTGGCGGAAGACATCGCCCAGCTCAAGGGCATGCCGCGGGTCGACCGCGAGGGGCTGACCCTGAAACTGGCCGCCCTCTCGGATCAGATCGAGCTGCTGCCCCTCTCCACCGTCAGCATGCCACAAGCCAAGGCCGAGCCGGATCAGGCGGTCAGCACCAGCCCGGACGAATGGCAGAGCAACCTGAAGAAGAACTGGGTCAAGTTCACCGAGAACTTCATCACCATCCGTCGCCGCGATGGCGCCGTGGAGGCGCTGCTCTCCCCGCAGCAGGAAATCTTCCTGCGCGAGAACCTCAAAACCAAGCTGCTGCAAGCCCAGCTGGCGGTCTACCGCGAGCAGCAGGCGCTGTATGAAGACAGCCTGGACAAGGCCCAGCGCTGGCTGACCCAGTACTTCGACGTCGACAACAGCGCCACCCAATACATGCAGTCCGAGCTCGACAAGCTCAAAGGCGAGCAGATCCAGTTCGACTATCCGGATCAGTTCAAGACCCAGGCCATGCTGGAGCAGGTGCTGAACGAGCGCCTGCAACGCATCCTGGCCGGCAACTGA
- a CDS encoding class I adenylate cyclase — MLVKLDTLVVRYDELNRLKTQRALDLMSRYGQQVFQLLPVMLHFNHPLLPGYVAGDVPHGIWSFVANEAQQAFIQDLCQNANCQGGLSTHDKSIQGLYSMGSTSSIGQCCHSDLDIWVCHVAGLSQERLALLDLKCQQLSKWAEQRGVDLNFFLIPEDKFRQRNDAQMQGESCGSAQHLLLLDEFYRSAMHIAGKRLLWYLVPAEYDDHYDEYVNGLFAHGKLSQDDWLDLGGFDRIPAEEYFGSALWQLYKGIDSPYKAVLKSVLMEAYSHEYPDTRLLSVTSRDWFQHNEGMHYRLDNYCLMLDKVTNYLKSIGDMQRLDLVRRCFYLKVCDGLSHPKEEHSPSWRREQMAQLVAYWGWSPERLHHLDHRQEWKVEDVKVAYAELLEALMQSYRNLIQFARRNNISESINPEDIGILSRKLYAAFESLPGKVQRINLKIAPDLSEPDLSLVQVPHGRLNRAGWYLYKHSLEPADIIGRAPLEYNGYISKLMAWAYFNGLLTPESRVHLFNQGSDLHIDNLHQFCRDLSGTFPVKYPRATNLALSRPCEIHQLSIFLNLETDPTSHWVGQVIEFDANAADVFSFGRNQECLVGSVDLVYRNSWSEIRTLHFQGEEAVVDALTTILGKMHQDAAAPEMIEVFCYSQHFRSLVRSRFQLLLAECIELRLARDKQQLVKTLALGKEKYGIFFERRGVSVKKLENAIDFYRHISHNKLDHLPLRLDKTHSQHLPGIVDAYASEGLVQFFFDTRDAGTNIYILDEANRVEIYQHFAGNKDELVQGVNRFYTSGHERFSNAGQFSNFNLPQYYEIVLMGDALEVIPYRSQSPQRDNPGPAREVG, encoded by the coding sequence TTGCTGGTAAAACTCGACACGCTGGTGGTGCGCTACGACGAACTCAATCGTCTCAAGACGCAACGGGCGTTGGATCTCATGAGTCGCTATGGGCAGCAGGTCTTCCAATTGCTGCCGGTCATGCTGCACTTCAATCATCCTCTCTTGCCCGGCTATGTGGCGGGGGATGTGCCTCATGGTATCTGGAGTTTTGTCGCCAACGAGGCCCAGCAGGCCTTCATCCAGGATCTGTGCCAGAACGCCAACTGTCAGGGCGGCCTCAGCACCCACGACAAGTCGATCCAGGGCCTCTATTCCATGGGCAGCACCTCGTCCATCGGCCAGTGCTGCCACTCGGATCTCGACATCTGGGTCTGCCATGTGGCGGGGCTGTCGCAGGAGCGGCTCGCCCTGCTGGATCTCAAGTGCCAGCAACTCTCCAAGTGGGCCGAGCAGCGCGGGGTCGATCTCAACTTCTTCCTGATCCCGGAAGACAAGTTCCGTCAGCGCAACGATGCCCAGATGCAGGGTGAAAGCTGTGGCAGCGCCCAGCACCTGCTGCTGCTCGACGAGTTCTACCGCAGCGCCATGCACATCGCCGGCAAGCGCCTGCTCTGGTATCTGGTGCCCGCCGAGTATGACGATCACTACGACGAGTATGTGAATGGCCTGTTTGCCCACGGCAAGCTGAGCCAGGATGACTGGCTCGATCTCGGTGGTTTCGATCGCATTCCGGCCGAGGAGTACTTCGGCTCTGCCCTGTGGCAGCTCTACAAGGGCATCGACTCCCCCTACAAGGCGGTGCTCAAGTCGGTGCTGATGGAGGCTTACTCCCACGAGTATCCCGATACCCGTTTGCTGTCGGTGACCAGCCGTGACTGGTTCCAGCACAACGAGGGCATGCACTACCGGCTCGACAACTACTGCCTGATGCTGGACAAGGTGACCAATTACCTCAAGTCCATCGGCGACATGCAGCGCCTGGATCTGGTGCGTCGCTGCTTCTATCTCAAGGTGTGTGACGGTCTCAGTCACCCGAAGGAGGAGCACTCCCCGAGCTGGCGTCGCGAGCAGATGGCACAGCTGGTGGCCTACTGGGGCTGGAGCCCGGAGCGGCTGCACCATCTGGATCACCGCCAGGAGTGGAAGGTCGAGGACGTCAAGGTGGCCTACGCCGAGTTGCTGGAAGCCCTGATGCAGAGCTATCGCAACCTGATCCAGTTCGCCCGCCGCAACAACATCAGCGAGTCCATCAACCCGGAAGACATCGGCATACTGTCTCGCAAGCTCTATGCCGCGTTCGAGAGCCTGCCGGGCAAGGTGCAGCGCATCAACCTCAAGATAGCGCCGGATCTGAGTGAGCCGGATCTCAGCCTGGTGCAGGTGCCCCACGGCCGCCTCAACCGCGCCGGCTGGTATCTCTACAAGCACTCCCTCGAGCCGGCGGACATCATAGGCCGGGCGCCGCTCGAATATAACGGCTACATCAGCAAGCTGATGGCCTGGGCCTACTTCAACGGCCTGCTGACGCCCGAGTCCCGGGTGCACCTGTTCAATCAGGGCTCGGATCTGCACATCGACAACCTGCACCAGTTCTGTCGCGATCTGTCCGGCACCTTCCCGGTCAAGTATCCGCGCGCCACCAACCTGGCCCTGAGCCGCCCCTGCGAGATCCATCAGCTCTCCATCTTCCTCAACCTGGAGACGGATCCCACCAGCCACTGGGTGGGGCAGGTGATCGAGTTCGACGCCAACGCCGCCGATGTGTTCTCGTTCGGCCGCAATCAGGAGTGCCTGGTGGGCTCGGTGGATCTGGTCTATCGCAACTCCTGGAGCGAGATCCGTACCTTGCACTTCCAGGGGGAGGAGGCGGTGGTGGACGCCCTCACCACCATACTCGGCAAGATGCACCAGGATGCCGCCGCCCCCGAGATGATCGAGGTGTTCTGCTACAGCCAGCACTTCCGCTCCCTGGTGCGCTCCCGCTTCCAGCTGCTGCTGGCCGAGTGCATCGAACTGCGGCTCGCCCGCGACAAGCAGCAACTGGTCAAGACCCTGGCGCTCGGCAAAGAGAAGTACGGCATCTTCTTCGAGCGGCGCGGGGTCTCGGTCAAGAAGCTGGAAAACGCCATCGACTTCTACCGCCACATCTCCCACAACAAGCTGGATCACCTGCCGCTGCGGCTCGACAAGACCCACAGCCAGCACCTGCCCGGCATCGTCGATGCCTATGCCAGCGAGGGGCTGGTGCAGTTCTTCTTCGACACCAGAGACGCGGGCACCAACATCTATATCCTGGACGAGGCGAACCGGGTGGAGATCTACCAGCACTTCGCCGGCAACAAGGATGAGCTGGTGCAGGGGGTGAACCGCTTCTATACCTCGGGCCACGAGCGCTTCAGCAACGCGGGCCAGTTCAGCAACTTCAACCTGCCCCAGTACTATGAGATCGTGCTGATGGGAGACGCGCTGGAGGTGATCCCCTACCGCAGCCAGAGCCCGCAGCGGGACAATCCGGGCCCTGCCCGCGAGGTGGGTTGA
- a CDS encoding class I SAM-dependent methyltransferase produces the protein MSQNIYDDQGFFEGYAQLPRSRQGLAGAPEWPALQAMLPPLAGKRVLDLGCGYGWFCRVAREQGAAGVLGIDLSARMLARAAELTRDEAICYRQGDLNGLELSGEPFDLIYSSLALHYLPEVAPLFAEIHRALVAGGRLVFSVEHPIFTCPQPQGWLVDGEGRRSWPVNGYQAEGKRVSNWLADGVIKYHRTLGSYLNALIGAGFQIAQVEEWGPSAAQIAANPALAEEAERPMLLLVSVQKPLG, from the coding sequence ATGTCACAAAATATCTATGACGACCAAGGGTTTTTCGAGGGTTACGCCCAGTTGCCACGCTCCCGGCAGGGGCTGGCGGGAGCGCCGGAGTGGCCGGCGCTGCAGGCCATGTTGCCGCCGCTGGCGGGCAAGCGGGTGCTGGATCTGGGCTGCGGCTATGGCTGGTTCTGCCGGGTGGCCCGGGAGCAGGGGGCCGCCGGGGTGCTCGGGATCGATCTCTCCGCCAGGATGCTGGCCCGCGCCGCCGAGCTGACCCGGGATGAGGCCATCTGTTACCGGCAGGGGGATCTGAACGGACTCGAGCTGTCTGGCGAACCCTTCGATCTGATCTACAGCTCCCTGGCGCTGCACTACCTGCCCGAGGTGGCGCCGCTATTTGCCGAGATCCATCGCGCGCTGGTGGCGGGGGGCCGGCTGGTGTTCTCGGTGGAGCATCCCATCTTCACCTGCCCGCAGCCGCAGGGCTGGCTGGTGGATGGCGAGGGGCGTCGCTCCTGGCCCGTCAACGGCTACCAGGCCGAGGGCAAGCGGGTCAGCAACTGGCTGGCGGACGGGGTGATCAAGTACCACCGCACCCTGGGCAGCTATCTCAACGCCCTGATCGGCGCGGGCTTCCAGATTGCTCAGGTGGAGGAGTGGGGACCGAGCGCCGCCCAGATCGCCGCCAACCCGGCCCTGGCGGAGGAGGCCGAGCGCCCCATGCTGCTGCTGGTGTCGGTGCAAAAGCCGCTCGGCTGA
- the lptM gene encoding LPS translocon maturation chaperone LptM, protein MISQFTKCLFAASLSLGLAACGLTGPLYMPPAEQPVSTEQSKTPAQPKTESTPQAASPATAEAAPEAAPQ, encoded by the coding sequence ATGATTAGCCAGTTTACCAAGTGCCTGTTTGCCGCGTCCTTGTCGCTCGGGTTGGCCGCCTGCGGCCTGACGGGGCCACTCTATATGCCGCCAGCCGAGCAACCCGTGTCTACCGAGCAATCCAAGACACCGGCACAGCCCAAGACAGAGAGTACACCGCAAGCCGCCTCGCCGGCGACCGCAGAAGCTGCCCCCGAGGCCGCGCCGCAATAA
- a CDS encoding YkgJ family cysteine cluster protein codes for MECRQGCGACCIAPSISSAIPGMPAGKPAGVACIQLDARLGCKIFGQPERPAVCSGFRPMQDVCGSHREEAVWLIGELERLTS; via the coding sequence ATGGAATGTCGTCAAGGTTGTGGCGCCTGCTGCATCGCCCCCAGCATCAGCAGTGCCATCCCCGGCATGCCGGCGGGCAAACCGGCCGGGGTCGCCTGTATCCAGCTCGATGCAAGGCTGGGCTGCAAGATCTTCGGCCAGCCCGAGCGCCCGGCGGTGTGCAGCGGTTTCAGGCCCATGCAGGACGTGTGCGGCTCGCACCGGGAAGAGGCCGTCTGGCTCATCGGTGAGCTGGAGCGGCTGACGTCCTGA
- a CDS encoding alpha/beta hydrolase yields MIDLHPHGARHAVIWLHGLGDSGAGLAPLVDALDLPASLPVRHLLPDAPERPITINMGYKMRGWYDIKSFDNPADRAVESHVRESATRIQGLLNDLIAEGFAPERIILAGFSQGGVIASFTALRSPTPLAGLLCMSTYLAAPDVLLGELSEAARALPICYMHGIYDDVVALSMGWDAKNRLEAAGLSLEWHEYPMRHEICRPQLGDIRSWLLARLDA; encoded by the coding sequence ATGATCGATCTGCATCCTCATGGCGCCCGGCACGCGGTGATCTGGCTGCACGGGCTGGGGGATTCGGGGGCCGGGCTCGCGCCCCTGGTCGATGCCCTTGATCTGCCCGCCAGCCTGCCGGTCCGCCATCTGCTGCCCGATGCGCCGGAGCGGCCCATCACCATCAACATGGGCTACAAGATGCGCGGCTGGTACGACATCAAGAGCTTCGACAACCCGGCGGATCGCGCCGTGGAGTCCCATGTGCGCGAATCGGCCACCCGCATCCAGGGGTTGCTGAACGACCTGATCGCCGAGGGCTTCGCCCCCGAGCGCATCATCCTGGCCGGCTTCTCCCAGGGGGGGGTCATCGCCTCCTTCACCGCCCTGCGCTCCCCGACGCCGCTGGCGGGCCTGCTCTGCATGTCCACCTATCTGGCGGCGCCCGATGTCCTGCTCGGCGAGCTGAGCGAGGCCGCCCGCGCCCTGCCCATCTGCTACATGCACGGCATCTATGACGACGTGGTGGCGCTCTCCATGGGCTGGGACGCGAAGAACCGGCTGGAAGCGGCGGGGCTCAGCCTCGAGTGGCACGAGTACCCCATGCGCCACGAGATCTGCCGCCCTCAGCTCGGCGACATTCGCAGCTGGCTGCTGGCCCGCCTCGACGCCTGA
- a CDS encoding uroporphyrinogen-III synthase — translation MIPLVVRPARQADELVQLLRRHGHSPLCCPLLETRPGDELSRLPALLPTADIIIAVSAHAIHFAHHFLLQTGLTWPHIEYFAVGQASADAFAEVGVKAQSPQDPRSEGLLLLPALQAMTGKRVLILRGNGGRDLIARELASRGALVHYCATYERHYPELDGNELTRHWQTAGLDSLLITSGELLQRLLELVPSQQQPWLHDRLLVVPSPRVAEQAEAAGFTRIVIAQGASNQALTAALELRKME, via the coding sequence ATGATCCCGCTGGTGGTGCGCCCTGCCAGGCAGGCCGACGAGCTGGTGCAGTTGCTGCGCCGGCACGGCCACAGCCCGCTCTGTTGCCCGTTGCTGGAGACCCGGCCGGGCGACGAGCTGTCCCGCCTGCCCGCCTTACTACCGACGGCGGACATCATCATCGCCGTCAGCGCCCATGCAATTCATTTTGCTCATCATTTTCTGTTGCAAACTGGTCTGACCTGGCCACATATTGAGTACTTTGCGGTCGGTCAGGCCAGCGCCGACGCCTTCGCCGAGGTGGGGGTCAAGGCGCAGAGTCCGCAGGATCCTCGCAGTGAGGGACTGCTGCTGCTGCCGGCCCTGCAAGCGATGACCGGCAAACGGGTGCTGATCCTGCGCGGCAACGGTGGCCGGGATCTCATCGCCCGGGAGCTGGCCTCACGCGGCGCACTGGTGCACTATTGTGCCACCTACGAGCGCCATTACCCCGAGCTCGACGGAAACGAATTGACTCGCCACTGGCAGACGGCCGGGCTCGACAGCCTGCTCATCACCAGTGGTGAACTGCTGCAACGGCTGCTGGAACTGGTGCCAAGCCAGCAGCAGCCCTGGCTTCATGACCGCCTGTTGGTGGTGCCCAGCCCCCGCGTAGCCGAACAGGCCGAGGCGGCTGGTTTTACCCGTATCGTGATTGCCCAAGGTGCATCCAACCAGGCCCTGACGGCCGCCCTGGAACTGAGGAAGATGGAATGA
- a CDS encoding heme biosynthesis HemY N-terminal domain-containing protein: MIRLILVVAVMVAGLMFGPEASGNKGYVLISLGNYTVESSVTSAVILAVLFYGALLVLEWLLSRVFGLRRKTQGWFGSRRRRKANLQTVNATLAMAEGHYNQAEKLLIKGADNSDTPLLNYLSAARVAQARGDDVRRDHYLQKAQEENPKAELALTLIQTQLQIEQGQYDSALGRLESVYALNPRHPMVLDQLRQVYLARQDWAALIDLAPALRKVGKLTPQQEEDLLHQAWTGRLEAAGEALETLRPVWQELPRKLRQDPVLLASYGDRLRQLGADGEAAELWLEALRKQPAPELFARLPRLKLDDYQPILTLLQKLQDQPGAEAALAQVYLLAGQLDEAQRLLEQEVKRAPSAAVCHALGQLMDKRRLTNKANEYYRQALALAGI, from the coding sequence ATGATTCGTCTGATCCTAGTGGTGGCCGTGATGGTGGCGGGCCTGATGTTCGGCCCCGAAGCCTCCGGCAACAAGGGCTACGTGCTCATCTCCCTCGGCAACTACACGGTGGAGTCCTCGGTCACCAGTGCCGTGATCCTGGCGGTGCTGTTCTACGGCGCCCTGCTCGTGCTGGAGTGGCTGCTGAGCCGGGTGTTCGGCCTGCGCCGCAAGACGCAAGGCTGGTTTGGTTCCCGTCGCCGCCGCAAGGCCAACCTGCAGACGGTGAATGCGACCCTGGCCATGGCCGAGGGTCACTACAACCAGGCCGAGAAGCTGCTGATCAAGGGGGCCGACAACAGCGACACCCCGCTGCTCAACTACCTGAGTGCCGCCAGGGTGGCCCAGGCCCGGGGCGATGACGTGCGCCGGGATCACTACCTGCAGAAGGCGCAGGAGGAGAACCCCAAGGCCGAGCTGGCACTGACCCTGATCCAGACCCAGCTGCAGATAGAGCAGGGCCAATACGACAGCGCCCTCGGTCGGCTCGAGTCCGTCTACGCCCTCAATCCGCGCCACCCCATGGTGCTGGATCAGCTGCGCCAGGTGTATCTGGCCCGCCAGGACTGGGCGGCCCTGATCGATCTCGCCCCGGCCCTGCGCAAGGTGGGCAAGCTGACCCCCCAGCAGGAAGAAGATCTGCTGCATCAGGCCTGGACCGGTCGGCTCGAGGCCGCCGGCGAGGCGCTCGAGACCCTGCGCCCGGTCTGGCAGGAGCTGCCGCGCAAGCTGCGCCAGGATCCCGTACTGCTGGCCAGCTACGGCGATCGCCTGCGCCAGCTCGGGGCCGACGGCGAGGCGGCCGAACTCTGGCTGGAGGCGCTGCGCAAGCAGCCGGCCCCCGAGCTGTTCGCCCGCCTGCCCAGGCTCAAGCTGGATGACTATCAACCCATACTGACTCTGCTGCAAAAGCTGCAGGATCAGCCGGGCGCCGAAGCGGCGCTGGCCCAGGTCTATCTGCTGGCCGGCCAGCTGGATGAGGCCCAGCGTCTGCTGGAGCAGGAGGTCAAACGCGCCCCCAGTGCCGCCGTCTGCCACGCCCTCGGCCAGCTGATGGACAAGCGCCGCCTCACCAACAAGGCCAACGAATACTATCGTCAGGCGCTGGCACTGGCCGGGATCTGA
- the cyaY gene encoding iron donor protein CyaY gives MKDHEYHALTDAFFQYVEDVIDEGYPDIDCERAGGVLTLSFENKTKVIINKQEPLHQIWVATRENGFHFELHGDNWIDNRFGDELKALLTRACTTQAGEPVQFP, from the coding sequence ATGAAGGATCACGAGTATCACGCCCTGACCGACGCCTTTTTCCAGTATGTGGAAGACGTTATCGACGAGGGTTATCCGGATATCGACTGCGAACGCGCCGGCGGGGTCTTGACCCTGAGCTTCGAGAACAAGACCAAGGTCATCATCAACAAGCAGGAACCCCTGCACCAGATCTGGGTCGCCACCCGCGAGAACGGATTCCACTTCGAGCTGCACGGCGACAACTGGATCGACAACCGCTTCGGCGACGAGCTGAAAGCCCTGCTGACCCGGGCCTGCACCACCCAGGCGGGCGAGCCCGTACAGTTCCCATGA
- the hemC gene encoding hydroxymethylbilane synthase, whose product MAARTLRIATRKSPLALWQANFVKDRLEALYPDLQVELVPMSTQGDKILDTPLAKVGGKGLFVKELETAMLEGRADIAVHSMKDVPVEFPEGLGLHTICEREDPRDAFVSNRFKQLDALPQGAVVGTSSLRRQCQLRAARPDLVIRDLRGNVNTRLAKLDAGEYDAIILAAAGLIRLEMADRITAFIEPEQSLPANGQGAVGIECRQDDHELHALLAPLEHAETRIRVLTERAMNRALQGGCQVPIGAYALVQGDEVWLRGLVGSPDGRRVIRDEIRGPLADGEALGDALAQRLLAAGADAILAEVYRP is encoded by the coding sequence ATGGCAGCCCGAACCCTGAGAATTGCCACTCGCAAGAGCCCACTGGCCCTGTGGCAGGCCAACTTTGTGAAAGATCGGCTGGAAGCCCTCTATCCCGATCTGCAGGTCGAACTGGTGCCCATGAGCACCCAGGGTGACAAGATCCTGGATACCCCCCTCGCCAAGGTCGGCGGCAAGGGGCTGTTCGTCAAGGAGCTGGAGACTGCCATGCTGGAGGGGCGTGCCGACATCGCGGTCCACTCCATGAAAGACGTGCCGGTGGAGTTCCCGGAAGGGCTCGGCCTGCACACCATCTGCGAGCGGGAAGATCCGCGCGATGCCTTCGTCTCCAACCGCTTCAAGCAGCTCGACGCGCTGCCGCAGGGCGCCGTGGTCGGCACCTCCAGCCTGCGCCGTCAGTGCCAGCTGCGGGCTGCCCGCCCGGATCTGGTGATCCGCGACCTGCGCGGCAACGTCAACACCCGCCTCGCCAAGCTGGATGCCGGTGAATATGACGCCATCATACTCGCCGCCGCCGGCCTGATACGGCTGGAGATGGCAGACCGCATCACCGCCTTCATCGAGCCGGAGCAGAGCCTGCCCGCCAACGGTCAGGGTGCGGTCGGCATCGAGTGCCGCCAGGACGATCACGAGCTGCACGCCCTGCTGGCCCCGCTGGAGCATGCCGAGACCCGGATCCGGGTGCTGACCGAGCGCGCCATGAATCGTGCCCTGCAAGGGGGCTGTCAGGTCCCCATCGGTGCCTATGCCCTGGTACAGGGTGATGAAGTCTGGTTGCGCGGCCTGGTGGGCAGCCCGGATGGCCGTCGGGTGATCCGGGACGAGATCCGCGGCCCCCTTGCCGATGGCGAGGCGCTCGGCGACGCCCTGGCCCAGCGCCTGCTGGCCGCCGGTGCCGACGCCATCCTGGCCGAGGTCTACCGCCCATGA
- the glpX gene encoding class II fructose-bisphosphatase — MRRELAIEFSRVTEAAALAGYKWLGRGDKNIADGAAVAAMRHILNQIQIDGEIVIGEGEIDEAPMLYIGEKVGTGLGDAVDIAVDPIEGTRMTAMGQSNALAVLAVGDKGSFLKAPDMYMEKLIVGPGAKGAIDLDQALELNLKAVARALGKPLSRLTVITLAKPRHDKAIKEMQGLGVRVFAIPDGDVAASILTCLPDSEVDMLYGIGGAPEGVISAAVIRALDGDMQARLVPRHKVKGDSPEVRALGEQEIARCEALGIDVNKVLKLEDLAKNDNVIFSATGITKGDLLEGITSNGVMATTETLLIRGKSRTIRRIKSIHFLDRKDSVVRDIIL; from the coding sequence ATGAGACGTGAACTGGCAATCGAGTTTTCCCGAGTGACGGAAGCGGCTGCACTGGCTGGCTACAAGTGGCTCGGACGTGGTGACAAGAATATCGCCGATGGTGCGGCCGTTGCGGCCATGCGCCATATCCTCAATCAGATCCAGATCGATGGTGAGATTGTGATCGGCGAGGGCGAGATCGACGAAGCCCCCATGCTCTACATCGGCGAGAAGGTCGGGACTGGTCTGGGGGATGCCGTGGACATCGCGGTCGATCCGATCGAGGGTACCCGCATGACTGCCATGGGGCAGTCCAATGCCCTGGCCGTGCTGGCCGTCGGCGACAAGGGTTCCTTCCTCAAGGCGCCCGACATGTACATGGAGAAGCTGATCGTGGGTCCGGGTGCCAAGGGCGCCATCGACCTGGATCAGGCCCTCGAGCTGAACCTCAAGGCCGTGGCCAGGGCGCTCGGCAAGCCGCTCTCCCGTCTGACCGTGATCACCCTGGCCAAGCCACGCCACGACAAGGCGATCAAGGAGATGCAGGGACTGGGTGTGCGGGTGTTCGCCATCCCCGACGGCGACGTGGCCGCGTCCATCCTCACCTGTCTGCCGGACAGCGAAGTCGACATGCTGTATGGCATCGGCGGCGCCCCGGAAGGGGTCATCTCGGCGGCGGTGATCCGCGCGCTGGATGGTGACATGCAGGCGCGCCTGGTGCCCCGTCACAAGGTCAAGGGCGACAGCCCCGAGGTGCGTGCCCTGGGCGAGCAGGAGATTGCCCGCTGCGAGGCGCTCGGCATCGACGTGAACAAGGTACTCAAGCTGGAAGATCTCGCCAAGAATGACAACGTCATCTTCTCGGCGACCGGCATCACCAAGGGTGATCTGCTGGAAGGCATCACCAGCAATGGCGTCATGGCGACCACCGAGACCCTGCTGATCCGCGGCAAGTCACGCACCATCCGCCGCATCAAGTCGATCCACTTCCTGGATCGCAAGGACAGCGTGGTGCGCGACATCATCCTCTGA
- a CDS encoding porin: MKKLTVVALALTAAFQAQAVEVYKNDSTLLDLYGRIYAGQFFGEKKELDANGDIKNEYSDKQGANQFVRLGAKVESEINPGLKALAQYELQIYINDSEKTVSENSDNLRTRLAFAGVGADWGNVTFGRQKGAPGMLADWTDVSLSDGYGNDALGAKTDTFATNRAGSVLKYSGLFNGFQVDTSYKFDGGDTEETSSKDSDAAYGAAVAYTFPFNLALGTAYNVGIRDKSGEEDAKLWLLSAKYDNKAVYAALSYADGSDFLATDKDHTGWEAALGYNFENGIGLMALWNKQKVEEAGRDDYDSIDYYTLGAQYKFNKNLRVIGEYRINNLDSDDSGKLNTKDDFQLAARYDF; the protein is encoded by the coding sequence ATGAAAAAGCTGACAGTAGTAGCATTGGCACTCACCGCGGCCTTCCAGGCTCAAGCCGTCGAAGTCTATAAGAATGACTCCACCCTGCTCGATCTCTATGGCCGCATCTACGCCGGCCAGTTCTTCGGCGAGAAGAAAGAGCTGGATGCCAATGGCGACATCAAGAACGAATACAGCGACAAGCAGGGCGCCAACCAGTTCGTCCGCCTCGGTGCCAAGGTCGAGAGCGAGATCAACCCGGGTCTCAAGGCGCTGGCCCAGTATGAGCTGCAGATCTACATCAATGACAGCGAGAAGACCGTCAGCGAGAACTCCGACAACCTGCGCACCCGCCTGGCCTTCGCCGGGGTGGGCGCCGACTGGGGCAACGTCACCTTCGGCCGCCAGAAGGGCGCCCCCGGCATGCTGGCCGACTGGACCGACGTCTCCCTCTCCGACGGCTACGGCAACGACGCCCTCGGTGCCAAGACCGACACCTTCGCCACCAACCGTGCCGGCTCTGTGCTGAAATACTCGGGCCTGTTCAACGGCTTCCAGGTAGATACCAGCTACAAGTTCGATGGCGGTGACACCGAGGAGACCAGCAGCAAGGACAGCGACGCCGCCTACGGTGCCGCCGTTGCCTACACCTTCCCGTTCAACCTGGCGCTGGGTACCGCCTACAACGTCGGTATCCGTGACAAGAGCGGCGAAGAGGATGCCAAGCTGTGGCTGCTCTCCGCCAAGTACGACAACAAGGCCGTCTACGCCGCCCTGAGCTACGCCGACGGCAGCGACTTCCTGGCGACCGACAAGGATCACACCGGTTGGGAAGCGGCGCTCGGCTACAACTTCGAGAACGGCATCGGCCTGATGGCGCTGTGGAACAAGCAGAAGGTGGAAGAGGCAGGTCGGGACGACTACGACTCCATCGACTACTACACCCTGGGCGCCCAGTACAAGTTCAACAAGAACCTGCGGGTCATCGGCGAGTACCGGATCAACAACCTGGACAGCGATGACAGCGGCAAGCTGAACACCAAGGATGACTTCCAGCTGGCAGCCCGTTACGACTTCTAA